The following proteins are co-located in the Candidatus Zymogenaceae bacterium genome:
- a CDS encoding tetratricopeptide repeat protein — protein MKTAEELTIHGRDFVNIGKLAKAKKLFEKAIELSPGYAEAHFQRGLIFLITRNYSTAFDNFSTAISLRPDFAEALFRRGTAYYFGSKDGGKAVADITKACELGCVPACEMLKRMRGNT, from the coding sequence ATGAAAACAGCTGAGGAGTTGACCATCCACGGCAGGGATTTTGTTAATATCGGGAAGCTCGCCAAGGCGAAGAAGCTGTTCGAAAAGGCCATCGAACTGTCTCCCGGATATGCAGAGGCTCACTTTCAACGCGGACTCATCTTTCTGATCACCAGAAACTATTCGACCGCCTTCGATAATTTCTCGACGGCGATTTCTCTCAGGCCTGATTTCGCCGAGGCTCTTTTCCGGAGGGGAACGGCTTATTATTTCGGCTCAAAGGACGGGGGCAAGGCGGTCGCCGACATCACCAAGGCATGCGAACTGGGGTGCGTACCCGCATGCGAGATGCTCAAGCGTATGAGGGGCAATACATAA
- a CDS encoding DUF4390 domain-containing protein, with protein MAGTVMAEDPCITNVIITKFQNDTYVYFNIDECFTEDMEEAINSGISTTFVFIIELKKSQFFWFDPTITKKTFTHTITYDSLTDEYTVYREEGRASPLVYDTYEEAVLAMGQVRFYPLTTMNVLEKGERYQVRIRSRLDKMEVPESIRYVLFFANLWEFDTGWYVEEFIY; from the coding sequence TCACAAACGTGATCATTACCAAATTTCAAAATGATACCTATGTCTACTTCAATATCGATGAATGCTTTACCGAGGACATGGAAGAGGCGATAAACAGCGGTATCTCAACCACATTCGTTTTTATCATAGAATTGAAAAAGAGCCAGTTTTTCTGGTTCGATCCGACGATAACGAAAAAAACCTTCACACACACCATCACCTACGACAGTCTTACCGACGAATACACCGTCTACCGGGAGGAGGGCCGTGCCTCCCCGCTGGTCTACGATACCTATGAGGAGGCGGTACTGGCGATGGGACAGGTGCGCTTTTACCCGCTGACGACCATGAACGTATTGGAAAAGGGAGAGCGATATCAGGTTCGGATACGATCACGGCTGGACAAGATGGAGGTGCCGGAATCGATTCGGTATGTACTGTTTTTCGCGAACTTGTGGGAATTCGATACCGGCTGGTATGTCGAGGAGTTTATCTATTGA
- a CDS encoding DEAD/DEAH box helicase has product MTLLSAIQAPDLPPDIEFSPVEDFNTLDIDPRVLSGIRDCSFTHPTPIQAKSLPYTLAGYDLIGQAQTGTGKTAAFLITIFQKLLTEKPKGKKAPRALIIAPTRELAVQIEDEAKRLGAHTGLSCTAVYGGVDYKKQADTVRSGIDIVVGTPGRLIDYMKQSALATSGVEILVIDEADRLLDMGFIRDLRFIMRRLPNYDTRQTMLFSATINFRVIEATYHSMKIPVEVSVTPEQITVDEVTQSLFHVEKKNKFRLLLGLIERINTDRFLIFSNTKRGVNMVAERLNRSGISAQALSGDVPQRKRLKVVERFMKGEINVVVATDVASRGLHIDDVGCVINYDLPQNPEDYVHRIGRTARAGKTGVAVSIVGEDDAYYLEPVESFIGDKIPYSIATADDLGVETASPIKNRKKSDTKKGGRRKYSRNLSHENA; this is encoded by the coding sequence ATGACTCTACTCTCAGCGATTCAGGCCCCCGATCTTCCGCCGGATATCGAATTCAGTCCCGTAGAAGACTTTAACACACTGGACATCGATCCCCGTGTGCTTTCCGGCATACGCGACTGTTCATTCACACACCCCACCCCCATCCAGGCGAAATCCCTTCCCTATACCCTTGCAGGCTACGACCTGATCGGTCAGGCCCAGACCGGAACGGGGAAAACCGCCGCATTTCTCATTACGATTTTTCAAAAACTGCTGACCGAAAAACCGAAAGGGAAAAAGGCCCCCAGGGCGCTCATCATAGCACCCACCCGGGAGCTGGCGGTACAAATAGAGGATGAGGCAAAAAGGCTGGGCGCCCATACGGGGCTCTCCTGTACCGCCGTATACGGCGGCGTGGACTACAAAAAACAGGCGGATACGGTTCGGAGCGGCATCGACATCGTGGTGGGCACCCCAGGAAGGCTCATCGATTACATGAAACAATCGGCCCTGGCCACGAGCGGTGTGGAAATCCTCGTCATCGATGAGGCGGATCGACTGCTCGATATGGGCTTTATCCGGGATCTGCGCTTCATCATGAGGCGACTGCCGAACTATGACACCCGCCAGACGATGCTCTTTTCGGCCACCATCAATTTCCGGGTCATCGAGGCGACCTATCACTCCATGAAGATACCGGTGGAGGTTTCGGTCACACCGGAGCAGATCACCGTCGATGAGGTTACCCAGTCTCTTTTTCATGTGGAAAAGAAAAACAAATTCAGGCTGCTGTTGGGCCTGATCGAGCGAATCAACACCGATCGCTTCCTGATATTTTCCAACACGAAACGAGGGGTAAACATGGTGGCGGAGCGCCTGAATAGAAGCGGCATCTCCGCCCAAGCCCTCTCGGGAGACGTTCCCCAACGAAAGCGACTGAAGGTGGTCGAGCGGTTCATGAAGGGTGAAATCAACGTGGTGGTCGCCACGGACGTGGCATCCCGGGGCCTTCACATCGATGATGTGGGATGCGTTATCAACTACGATCTCCCGCAGAATCCCGAGGACTACGTCCACCGGATTGGACGCACCGCCCGGGCGGGGAAAACCGGCGTCGCCGTCAGTATCGTCGGTGAAGACGACGCCTACTATCTGGAGCCGGTGGAATCATTTATCGGCGATAAAATCCCCTACAGCATTGCAACGGCCGATGATCTGGGTGTTGAAACGGCGTCTCCGATTAAAAATAGAAAGAAAAGCGATACAAAAAAAGGGGGGCGGAGAAAATACTCCCGGAACCTCTCACACGAAAACGCCTGA
- a CDS encoding sigma-54-dependent Fis family transcriptional regulator: protein MKRRILIVDDEESIRRSLAGALTDEGYQVLTAADGVSALELLETERPHLLLLDIWMPQMDGMEVLRRIKAEPYDVSVIMISGHGNIETAVTATKLGAYDFIEKPLSLEKVILTIDHALKERKLEKQVSLYRQRFDTDITIVGKSAVMKQLKDEIQRAAPTDSYVLINGENGTGKELVARAVYSMSNRKDSPFVDVNCAAIPEELIESELFGYEKGAFTGATGKKVGKFDMADGGTILLDEIGDMSVMTQAKILRILQEQTFSRVGGTKTIKVDVRVLAATNQNLKKKIESGTFREDLFYRLNVIPLYVPPLRDRLEDIPLLAEHFIEEFAGEDKRRKKSINDAAMKMLTRYRWPGNVRELKNLIERLIIMSPEQVIGVGDLPVSIRSGDDHDITDDLLHHKSLKEAREHFEEVFITKKLSENDYNITQTAKALGLERSHLHKKIKAYNIELEK, encoded by the coding sequence ATGAAACGAAGAATTCTCATAGTAGATGACGAAGAGAGCATCCGCCGGTCTCTCGCCGGCGCCCTGACCGATGAGGGCTATCAGGTATTAACCGCCGCCGACGGCGTTTCGGCCCTTGAGCTTCTGGAGACGGAGCGACCCCACCTACTCCTCCTGGATATTTGGATGCCCCAAATGGACGGAATGGAGGTGCTTCGCAGGATCAAGGCGGAACCGTACGACGTATCGGTGATCATGATATCCGGACACGGTAATATTGAAACCGCCGTGACCGCCACCAAGCTGGGCGCCTATGATTTTATTGAAAAGCCGCTGTCTCTGGAGAAGGTGATTCTCACGATCGATCACGCCCTCAAGGAGCGAAAGCTGGAAAAGCAGGTGTCGCTCTATCGTCAGCGTTTCGATACCGATATCACCATTGTCGGCAAGAGTGCGGTCATGAAGCAGCTGAAAGATGAAATTCAGCGGGCGGCGCCCACCGACAGCTATGTGCTCATCAACGGTGAGAACGGCACCGGCAAGGAGCTCGTGGCCCGGGCGGTGTATTCCATGAGCAATCGAAAGGACAGCCCGTTCGTCGATGTCAACTGCGCTGCAATCCCGGAAGAGCTGATAGAAAGCGAGCTGTTCGGATACGAAAAGGGTGCGTTTACCGGTGCGACCGGCAAGAAGGTCGGCAAATTCGACATGGCTGACGGCGGGACGATTCTCCTCGACGAAATCGGGGATATGAGCGTCATGACCCAGGCGAAGATTCTCCGCATTCTCCAGGAGCAGACGTTTTCCCGAGTCGGCGGCACCAAGACCATCAAGGTCGACGTCCGGGTGCTTGCCGCCACGAACCAGAATCTGAAGAAAAAGATTGAAAGCGGCACCTTCAGGGAGGACCTTTTCTATCGACTCAACGTCATACCGCTGTACGTGCCGCCCCTTCGGGACAGGCTCGAGGACATCCCGCTTTTAGCCGAGCATTTCATCGAAGAGTTCGCCGGAGAGGACAAGAGACGAAAAAAGAGCATCAACGACGCCGCCATGAAAATGCTCACCCGGTATCGATGGCCCGGCAACGTCCGGGAATTGAAGAACCTCATCGAGCGACTCATCATCATGTCTCCAGAGCAGGTCATCGGCGTCGGTGATCTGCCCGTATCGATTCGAAGCGGGGACGATCACGACATCACCGACGATCTGTTGCATCATAAAAGCCTCAAGGAGGCCAGGGAGCATTTTGAGGAGGTTTTTATTACGAAGAAGTTGTCGGAGAATGACTACAACATCACCCAGACCGCCAAGGCCCTGGGTCTTGAAAGAAGCCATTTGCATAAAAAAATAAAGGCATACAATATAGAGTTGGAGAAATAA
- a CDS encoding HAMP domain-containing protein encodes MKIRFRSKKKRKLTSQEARWRRERAIIIISVIAIGLIIWLGTYLTQKDLDIGVGENILLIALVDINLILLVLVIFLVLRNLVKLIFERRKLAQMVRLRTKLVLSFAGLTLFPTLVMFLAAIFFFSASMDKFFNVQVENSLEGSLEIAQTYYSTATGEVADAAREVGGLTTLPLEEAALKRLVDSSRERFGLGLVKVFSPDMRELASSVGNDIPEGALEHLNIVLFDDALAGKAVATIQNSGYGDVVWALFPIANDSGEVVGVVMTARFVPKSLLAKMTDISRFLEEYKTNKLLKKPIVISYLITLSGIALLVVFTATWLGFYLAKGITVPLSLLAEGTRKVAEGDMDVFVDVNAKDEVGILVDSFNKMTQDLKSQSQRLEKAYNELSRSNIELDRRRAHMEIILKNVAAGVISIDRDGMITTINKSAERILAIKMARIINRPVGEVLSQDQYRALREFLDDLRDSPDRSLQRQLDIPLEDRNVTILATGNHLLDEDEKFMGVVTVFDDMTEINRAQKMYAWREVARRIAHEIKNPLTPIQLSAQRIRKKYFDMLGDDREVLEECTDTIITQVEEMKSLVDEFSHFARMPSARPRPNDLNEIVREALNLYKDAYKDITYNYQANQGLPIMQLDREQIKRALINLLDNAVEALSGTGSIDIKTEYMKDLNVARLVIADTGPGISREGKNRLFEPYYSTKKTGTGLGLTIVNTIISDHRGYIRVIDNTPHGTKFIIDLPVSIQ; translated from the coding sequence ATGAAGATACGGTTTAGAAGCAAAAAGAAAAGAAAGCTCACTTCCCAGGAGGCCAGGTGGCGACGGGAACGGGCGATCATCATCATCTCGGTCATCGCTATCGGCCTGATCATATGGCTGGGTACGTACCTGACCCAGAAGGACCTGGATATCGGCGTCGGGGAAAATATCCTGCTCATCGCCCTGGTGGATATCAACCTGATACTTCTGGTGCTGGTCATCTTCCTGGTTCTCAGAAACCTCGTAAAGCTGATCTTCGAGCGGCGAAAGCTCGCCCAGATGGTGCGGCTCAGGACAAAACTGGTGCTCAGCTTTGCGGGGCTGACGCTTTTTCCCACACTGGTGATGTTTCTCGCCGCCATCTTTTTCTTCTCCGCCAGCATGGACAAATTTTTCAACGTTCAGGTGGAAAACTCCCTTGAAGGGTCCCTGGAGATCGCCCAGACATATTACTCCACCGCCACCGGCGAGGTGGCCGACGCCGCCCGGGAAGTGGGGGGTCTGACGACACTGCCTCTTGAGGAGGCGGCCCTGAAGCGTCTCGTCGATTCGTCCCGGGAGCGATTCGGCCTGGGGCTCGTCAAGGTGTTTTCTCCCGACATGCGCGAGCTCGCCTCTTCGGTGGGGAATGACATCCCGGAAGGGGCGTTGGAACACCTGAACATCGTACTCTTTGACGACGCCCTGGCAGGAAAGGCCGTGGCGACCATCCAGAACAGCGGGTACGGGGACGTGGTGTGGGCGCTGTTCCCGATAGCCAATGATTCGGGAGAGGTGGTCGGCGTGGTGATGACCGCGCGGTTCGTTCCCAAATCTCTCCTGGCGAAAATGACCGATATCAGCAGGTTCCTTGAGGAATACAAGACCAACAAGCTTTTGAAAAAGCCGATCGTCATCAGCTATCTGATTACTCTCTCGGGAATCGCGCTGTTGGTGGTGTTCACCGCCACGTGGCTCGGATTCTATCTCGCCAAAGGGATTACCGTGCCCCTGTCGCTTTTGGCCGAGGGGACCAGAAAGGTCGCTGAGGGGGACATGGACGTCTTTGTGGACGTCAATGCAAAGGACGAGGTCGGTATCCTGGTGGACTCATTCAACAAGATGACCCAGGATCTCAAGTCGCAGTCCCAAAGGCTGGAGAAGGCGTATAACGAGCTCTCCCGCTCGAATATAGAGCTGGATCGCCGTCGGGCGCACATGGAAATCATCCTGAAAAACGTCGCGGCGGGTGTCATCTCCATTGACAGGGATGGAATGATCACCACCATCAACAAGTCCGCGGAACGGATTCTTGCCATCAAGATGGCCAGGATCATCAATCGTCCCGTAGGGGAGGTGCTTTCCCAGGATCAGTATCGGGCGCTGAGGGAGTTTCTGGACGATTTGAGAGATTCCCCGGATCGATCCCTACAGCGCCAGCTCGATATCCCCCTGGAGGACCGAAATGTCACCATCCTTGCTACGGGCAATCATCTCCTTGATGAGGATGAAAAGTTCATGGGGGTGGTGACAGTTTTCGATGACATGACGGAAATCAACCGGGCGCAGAAAATGTACGCGTGGCGGGAGGTGGCCCGACGCATCGCCCATGAAATCAAGAATCCCCTCACCCCCATACAGCTCTCGGCCCAGCGTATACGAAAAAAATATTTCGATATGCTCGGGGACGACCGGGAAGTGTTGGAAGAATGCACGGATACCATCATCACCCAGGTCGAGGAGATGAAGAGCTTGGTCGACGAGTTTTCCCATTTCGCCCGCATGCCGTCCGCCCGTCCCCGTCCCAACGACCTGAATGAAATCGTGCGGGAGGCCCTGAACCTGTACAAAGACGCTTACAAGGATATCACCTATAATTACCAGGCCAACCAGGGACTTCCGATCATGCAGCTTGATCGTGAACAAATAAAACGGGCCCTTATCAACCTGTTGGATAACGCCGTCGAGGCCCTCAGCGGCACCGGCAGCATAGATATCAAGACCGAATACATGAAGGATCTCAACGTCGCTCGGCTGGTTATCGCCGATACAGGCCCCGGCATCAGCCGAGAGGGGAAAAACCGCCTGTTCGAGCCTTATTATTCCACGAAAAAGACCGGCACCGGCCTCGGTTTGACCATCGTCAACACGATCATATCAGACCATCGCGGGTATATCAGGGTCATAGACAATACACCCCACGGCACCAAGTTTATTATTGATTTACCTGTCTCGATACAATGA